The nucleotide window GTGCGTATCGACAAGAAGGGTTGCCCGCTCAACAAGGCTGAAGACTTGGAACAGTTGAAGAAGGGTATCAACTTCCAGAGTGGCTCCAAGAAGCTCACCAAGGCAAGTTACAAGACCCTGAACAACATCGTGAAGCTCATGAAGAAGTTCAGCACTGCTAACATCGAAGTCCAGGGTCATACCGACAATACGGGCTCCGAAGAAATCAACAAGCAGATTTCTCAGGATCGTGCCCAGGTGGTGGTGGATTACTTCATCCAGAACGGTATTTCTTCTGACCGCGTTCGCGCCGTGGGCTTCGGCTCCGACAAGCCGATCGCCGACAACAAGACGAAGAAGGGCCGCTCCAAGAACCGCCGTGTTGAACTCGTACCGTTCTAATCGGAATTCTTGAAATACTTGAGCAGCACTGCTGCAAAAAACGCTCGCCATTGGCGAGCGTTTTTTAATGTGGAATGATAAATGTAAAATGAGTGATTCTTCACCTCACACCCCACACTTCACATTACACACCTATTTAAACACCCACTTCTTATACAGCGTAAAGCTTGCAATCACGTACACGCCGTTCGCGACAATGTTTGCAAAAAAGCCGGGTTTCATGAATTGCGAAATGAAGTCGGTAAACGGTTTGCACCAGACGGTGTTCAAAACGTAGACGGAGGCTTCGAGCGTGACAAAGTTCAAGGCGTATGCCGCAAGGAACACGATAATGAACCGGATGACTTCGGTGCGTTTTTTGTTATGGCTCTTGAAATTCCAGATGCGGTTCATCAAGTAGCTGTTGATGGCGCCGAAAATGAATCCGAGAAAATTTGATAGTTCCAGGTTCCAGTCGAGCATCTGGTGCATTATCCAGACCGAGGCGAGGGTAATAAGCGTGTTCATGACGCCAATCAAGTTGTATTTGATGAAATGCTTCACGCGGGAAAATCTAAAAAATTATTTTTACGGCACTATGAATTGGATTGACTCGAAGAAGTGCTCGGCAGCCGATGCTGCGGCAATGATTAACGATGGTGATGTACTCGGAGTTTCTGGCTTTACCCTGGCGGGCTACCCCAAGGAGGTTCCGACGGCTCTGGCCGCTCGTGCCGAAAAGTTGCATGCCGAAGGCAAGCCTTTCAAGGTAACGCTTTTTTCGGGAGCGTCGACCGGCGACAGCTGCGACGGGGCTTTAGCTCGGGCGCAGGCGGTGTCGCTTAGAATGCCTTACCAAAGCAATCCGAGCTTGCGTAAGGCGATTAACGCAGGCGAAATCAAGTATATTGACGCCCACCTCGGCAAGATGGGTTACCTCGTGCGTACGGGCGCTGTGCCTGCGCCGACGGTCGCGATCATCGAAGTCTCAGCCATATTGAGCGACGGTCGCGTATGCCTTTCAACCTCGGGCGGAAACTCGGTGACCTACCTTGAGATGGCTCCCAAGATCATTCTGGAATTGAATACGCGCTTGGGAGATTCCTTCATGGGAATTCACGATACCGCGCTCCCGGAACTTCCGCCCCATGCAAAGCCGCTCCCCATCTATAGCGCCGGCGATCGCGTGGGTTCCGAATTCGTCAAGATCGACCCGAATAAGGTCGTTGCCATTGTCGAAACCTCTAGACTCGACGAAGTAAGCCCCTTTGTAGAACCGGACGAAATCTCGACCAATATAGGTCAGCGTATTTTGGACTTTATCAGCTTCGAAGAAAGTAAGGGAAGGCTCCCCAAGGGAATGGCCTTCCAAAGCGGCGTAGGTAAGGTCGCCAATGCGGTTTTGAACGCCATGTCCTGCGACGATCGCCTGGGTCAAATCGACCTGTATACCGAAGTGATTCAAGAGGCGGTGCTTCCGCTTCTTAAAAAGGGTAAACTTGGTGTGGCTTCGGGTACGGCTCTTACTTTGTCTGAAAGTGCCCAGAAGGAATTCGTCGAAAACGCAAAAGACTGGAAAAAGCATTTGGTGCTTCGCCAGCAAGAAGTGAGCAACAGCCCCGATGTGATTCGCCGCGTGGGCGTGATTTCGATGAATACGGCGCTCGAAGCCGATATTTTTGGAAACGTGAACAGCAGCCTTGTGGCAGGGTCTTCGATGATGAACGGAATCGGCGGCTCGGCGGATTTTGCCCGCAACTGCTACCTAGGCTTTTTCTTGACGCCGTCGGTGGCCAAGAATGGCGCCATCAGTTCGATTGTGCCTTACGTGAGTCATGTGGACCAGACGGATCACGACACCATGGTTTTTGTGACGGAACAGGGACTTGCCGACTTGCGAGGCCTTTCGGCAGAAGATCGTGCAAGACTCATTATCAAGAACTGCGCACACCCCGACTTCCGCGAACCGCTCACCGATTTCTTGGAATACAGCCTGAAGCATGCCAAGGCGGTTCATATGCCCCTTGCCCTGGAAAGGGCTTTTGAAATGCATTCGAAGTTCCTCGAAACAGGAAAAATGCGCTAAAAAGTTCCGTTTTTGCGGTTTTTCTGTGATTCTACTCAATGCCTCCGCGCAGGTGGGGGTGATTGGTAGATTCTATGTGCTTTTTTGTTGAAAAGAAAGTAGTTTCTTGTTATATTGCGAATAGTTTTAGGATCGACGAATATGAATCGCCTATTTTGGATTGTTGTCTCTGCTTGGTTCGCCTTCTCTTTGCAGGCGTGTTCCGGTAGTTCGTCTTCTTTGGATGAAGAATATGATCCTGACGAATTCGGAGACAATTACATTGATGATGACGATGACGACGGCCGCGGAGGCCGCTCAAGCGGTTCTCGCTGGGAAAAGCGTTCTAGCGGTGTAGTCCAGAAAGATTCTTTAGGCCGCCCGATTTCGAGTGCGGCCGACCCGGATAAGCCGGGCGAACCTGGCCAATCGGGTAGTAATTCCAGTTCTTCGACAGGGCCCGTTATTGGTGTTGAAGAACCGGTTATTGAAGACACCACAGCCGTGGTCGATGTAGAAGCCTTGCCGGAATGTACCGCCCAGAGCGAGGGTGAATCCTTCTTGGTCAAGAGCGAAAACGTTCTGTATTTCTGCTTGGCGGGCCAGTGGGTTCCTTCTGAAGAAGTCTCCCAGAGTACGGGTATTTCTTGCCGCGATGGCAAGATGTACACGGGAGCCGAAGACGAAGATGACAGTGGCTCGAGCACGGGCGGACACTCTTCGCCGTGGGGCTTTGGCGGAGGAAACACCGTCAATACCGCCGCTGTCGATACGGCTGAACCGCGTATAGTGGGTGCCCGCTTGGTGGGAGTTGCCGAAAAGGGGCCGTTCCGCTACGGTACATCCATTAAGCTGATCGAGCTTGACAGTACGCAACATCTGGCTGATTCCAAGCGTACCCACAAGACTTGTATTTTAAATGGCGATGGCAACTACAGCTTCGATAGCGTAGACTACGTGTCGCCCTATTTGCGCGTGAAGGCGAACGGTTATTACCGCAGTGAACTGACGGGCGGACTTTCTCCCAAGCCGGTGACACTCGAAGCCGTGGTCGACGTGACTGAAAAAGATACGGTGAACGTGAATATTCTGACCCACATGGAAGCGGGTCGCGTGCTCAAGCTTGTAGAAAACAGCGGCAACAACCAGCCGATCCGTAAGGTCAAGGCTCAGGCGCTGCGCGAAATTCTTTCGAGTTTCGAAATCCAGTGGGACAAGTCTTCCGGCTCCGGCAGCACCGGTGGCGGCTTTGGCGGCGGTTGGGGCTTTGGCCAGCAGCAACAGCAGCTTACGACCGATGGCCGCTCTGCCGAAGATATTGGACTCTTTGACGGCGACGAATACAGTGGCGCCCTGCTTGCTATTTCTATCATGATGCAGCGCAAGGGCTCGGGCTCCGAGATGACTTCTTATGCCGCAGGCATTGCTGACCGCATTAAGGGTAACGGCAACTGGGACGACAACAACGCCAAGGCAGACCTTGCCGACTGGCTCATGGTGCTCGATACCAGCGGCTCTTACGCGACGATTCGCAACAA belongs to Fibrobacter sp. UWB15 and includes:
- a CDS encoding GtrA family protein, producing MKHFIKYNLIGVMNTLITLASVWIMHQMLDWNLELSNFLGFIFGAINSYLMNRIWNFKSHNKKRTEVIRFIIVFLAAYALNFVTLEASVYVLNTVWCKPFTDFISQFMKPGFFANIVANGVYVIASFTLYKKWVFK
- a CDS encoding acetyl-CoA hydrolase/transferase C-terminal domain-containing protein: MNWIDSKKCSAADAAAMINDGDVLGVSGFTLAGYPKEVPTALAARAEKLHAEGKPFKVTLFSGASTGDSCDGALARAQAVSLRMPYQSNPSLRKAINAGEIKYIDAHLGKMGYLVRTGAVPAPTVAIIEVSAILSDGRVCLSTSGGNSVTYLEMAPKIILELNTRLGDSFMGIHDTALPELPPHAKPLPIYSAGDRVGSEFVKIDPNKVVAIVETSRLDEVSPFVEPDEISTNIGQRILDFISFEESKGRLPKGMAFQSGVGKVANAVLNAMSCDDRLGQIDLYTEVIQEAVLPLLKKGKLGVASGTALTLSESAQKEFVENAKDWKKHLVLRQQEVSNSPDVIRRVGVISMNTALEADIFGNVNSSLVAGSSMMNGIGGSADFARNCYLGFFLTPSVAKNGAISSIVPYVSHVDQTDHDTMVFVTEQGLADLRGLSAEDRARLIIKNCAHPDFREPLTDFLEYSLKHAKAVHMPLALERAFEMHSKFLETGKMR
- a CDS encoding histidine phosphatase family protein; translated protein: MNRLFWIVVSAWFAFSLQACSGSSSSLDEEYDPDEFGDNYIDDDDDDGRGGRSSGSRWEKRSSGVVQKDSLGRPISSAADPDKPGEPGQSGSNSSSSTGPVIGVEEPVIEDTTAVVDVEALPECTAQSEGESFLVKSENVLYFCLAGQWVPSEEVSQSTGISCRDGKMYTGAEDEDDSGSSTGGHSSPWGFGGGNTVNTAAVDTAEPRIVGARLVGVAEKGPFRYGTSIKLIELDSTQHLADSKRTHKTCILNGDGNYSFDSVDYVSPYLRVKANGYYRSELTGGLSPKPVTLEAVVDVTEKDTVNVNILTHMEAGRVLKLVENSGNNQPIRKVKAQALREILSSFEIQWDKSSGSGSTGGGFGGGWGFGQQQQQLTTDGRSAEDIGLFDGDEYSGALLAISIMMQRKGSGSEMTSYAAGIADRIKGNGNWDDNNAKADLADWLMVLDTSGSYATIRNNIASWNMGEVPAFEKHLKRFWSRAYNFGDCGTHNADTVKCITNSLSAYFCGGGYDQPGPTVRFICDAQTHEWRAATAVEKDTYGYGKGEYPGQIKNGRVDKEKYYVYDDATKKWRVATSDDIQEFEDLEDVYKSLQPGEKVIFFLRHAKRSDDTGKKGHLTDDGKTQSQDVGAKLKGEDIYFANSTYTRSMETCENIAKGAGASYSENTIEALDGEWYVKDNSKLEQYKSNNGGGWVVASEYAYKGSYSDAFYDLQNYSENFITEIIKPEFANVKKVGVFISHDMFVVPLTAYFTDKKVNLRYFDTKQWINYLAGLAIIMGKDGTIRYVPVRGLDSGTMTM